The genomic stretch CGACATAATCAACGTAATTTTGTGCCGACTCCTCGATTTTTTCTATCTCATCGATTTTCAGGTCCCTCACCACTCTTGCCGGCACGCCGGCAACCAAGCTTTTCGGAGGGACGACAAATCCTTCACGAACCAGCGCTCCGGCCGCAACGAGACTGCGCTCTCCTATTCTGCAACCATCGAGTAGTATAGCTCCCATGCCTATCAAGCTGTAATCTTCTATATGACATCCATGAATTATCGCGCTATGTCCGATAGTAACATTGGAAGCTACGAAAGTCGGATGTTTTTTGTGCGTAACGTGAATCACACTATTATCCTGGACGTTCGTCCTTTCTCCAATTTCAATGAAGTTGACATCACCGCGAACTACCGCATTAAACCACACGCTTGAGTATCTGCCAATTTTTACGTCCCCGATAATTTGTGCCCCCTCCGCTACGAAAACGCTTTCATGAAGCTTCGGTGTTATTCCCTGATAGCTCAGAATCATTGACTATTACTCTTAGTAGGAATCCAGTTATCCCTTTTGATATCCTTTAATTTAACGACAACACTTCCAAGCACAACTTTTACGTCGCCCTTCAACGGCAATTCGGCCGAGTCCGAACTCATCCATCCTACAAAATCTCCCGTTACACCATAAAAACCGGTGAAGTTTATGTGCCCCGACATTCTGTACGAGTCGACAGGAAAATCAAAAGCGGTGACTTCGCACGGCTCCCGCTCTTCGTTTATCGTCAGATCGACGGACGATCTGGTGGTATCGACTACGATTGGAATTGAAAAGCTCGTCTTGTTATTCCCGGCGTTCTCGCAAGCAGTTCGCAAGTAATAAAAAAAACTCACGCCGTCTGTATAAGGGTGGTCTATAGGAAAGTCAATCGTGCTGACCATCTTACCGTCTTTGAATTGCTCCCAGTTAACATTCTTTCTTTCATAATTGAAATCATAACGCGTATAAACCCAGCCGCCGTGTTCCTTCTGGCTGTTAGAAGTGGACAGGCACATAAGAGTTCGCGCATCAGCATAAGTCTCATAAACTGCATGAAGATCGACGAAGGGTATTCCGCTGTACGAATCTATGTAGGCACGGAGGCGGTATGCCGGAATACTGTCATAGGTTGTTTTGCTCAGGACTTGGAATCTTACTGCACCAATCTTGAAGAGCAGATAACTTGCCTCGTAAGTGAGTTCTTCTTTAATCTGCATCACCGAATCGTGTTCGCTGCCGAGCCAGCTCGACCCCCGCAGTTCGTTGTTCAAACCATTAAAAAAGGAAATTGCATATACCGCTCTAAGCGCCAGCAGAAGAATCACTGCTACTGAAAGCGACATCAAAAAAATCTTTAGTTTCTTTTTGGAACCGCCATCGATGTCCAATTTATTTCTTTATTCCACTCTGATCATTCAGCCCTCGATTTTGTCATACTTCGAGGTTTTGACCGCTTTATGAAAATGGGTAGCCGGTTAATTCAGGCCGGCAATTTGTTTGGCCTCGGGGAAAAGAGTCATCGCCTTCTCGAACTGGTTATCAAACGTCAGTACTACTCTGTACCATCCTTCGTTTCCCCAAACGTTGCGTGCTATTTGAGCTTTTACGAGCATCGCAATATATTTTTCATTCTTTTCATATTCACCACGATCGATCTTTACACCGGCTTTTTTTGCCTGGTCAAAAATCTCCATGAGAATCCAGTCGGAGACTTGAAATTTTGCATCAAAATTTTCCGAGCTGCCGTATTCTTTCTCCAGCTCCTCCTGCTTTTGCGTATAACGGTCGTCAACGTATTCCAGGAATATTCTCTTCACCTGAAATTGATA from Candidatus Acidiferrales bacterium encodes the following:
- a CDS encoding gamma carbonic anhydrase family protein, whose translation is MILSYQGITPKLHESVFVAEGAQIIGDVKIGRYSSVWFNAVVRGDVNFIEIGERTNVQDNSVIHVTHKKHPTFVASNVTIGHSAIIHGCHIEDYSLIGMGAILLDGCRIGERSLVAAGALVREGFVVPPKSLVAGVPARVVRDLKIDEIEKIEESAQNYVDYVANYRTHT
- a CDS encoding DUF3108 domain-containing protein → MSLSVAVILLLALRAVYAISFFNGLNNELRGSSWLGSEHDSVMQIKEELTYEASYLLFKIGAVRFQVLSKTTYDSIPAYRLRAYIDSYSGIPFVDLHAVYETYADARTLMCLSTSNSQKEHGGWVYTRYDFNYERKNVNWEQFKDGKMVSTIDFPIDHPYTDGVSFFYYLRTACENAGNNKTSFSIPIVVDTTRSSVDLTINEEREPCEVTAFDFPVDSYRMSGHINFTGFYGVTGDFVGWMSSDSAELPLKGDVKVVLGSVVVKLKDIKRDNWIPTKSNSQ